One Microbacterium keratanolyticum DNA window includes the following coding sequences:
- a CDS encoding M4 family metallopeptidase yields MSGDGSAMTDGCSRGVVPGYLLAKLAQSERFPKAAAAARQTLVAGRPPFRARIDLSIDESGALVAELTDAPNRTVSDAANTDRLPGLIVREEDDPPVDDETGNEAFDGLGATFDLLLAAFRRNSLNDAGAPLDATVHYGVDYDNAFWDGTRMVFGDGDGEVFAGFTRSVSVIGHELGHGVIQHTANLEYRNQPGALNESIADVLGTLTEQFLNGQTAEEATWLIGEGIFTDAVQGQALRSMIAPGTAYDDDELGKDPQPAHMRDFVSTTEDSGGVHINSGIPNRAFALAARALGGHAWERAGLAWYRALTGELGTTAKFADFAAATITAAATVDADTERAVRAAWAEVGVIDA; encoded by the coding sequence ATGAGCGGCGACGGGAGTGCAATGACAGACGGATGCAGCAGAGGCGTCGTTCCGGGATACCTGCTCGCCAAGCTGGCGCAGTCCGAACGGTTCCCGAAGGCTGCGGCGGCGGCACGACAGACCCTCGTCGCCGGACGCCCGCCGTTCCGCGCGCGCATCGACCTGTCGATCGATGAGTCCGGTGCACTGGTCGCAGAGCTGACGGATGCACCGAACCGCACAGTCTCGGATGCCGCGAACACCGACCGACTTCCCGGACTCATCGTCCGAGAAGAAGACGATCCGCCCGTCGACGACGAGACCGGCAACGAGGCGTTCGACGGACTCGGCGCGACGTTCGACCTGCTGCTCGCAGCGTTCCGGCGCAACTCGCTCAACGACGCCGGTGCTCCGCTGGATGCGACCGTGCACTACGGCGTCGACTACGACAACGCGTTCTGGGACGGCACGCGGATGGTCTTCGGCGATGGTGATGGCGAGGTCTTCGCCGGCTTCACCCGTTCGGTGTCGGTGATCGGCCATGAACTCGGCCACGGTGTCATCCAGCACACCGCGAATCTCGAGTACCGCAACCAGCCGGGCGCGCTGAACGAGTCGATCGCGGATGTCCTCGGCACCCTCACCGAGCAGTTCCTGAACGGCCAGACGGCAGAGGAGGCGACCTGGCTGATCGGCGAGGGAATCTTCACCGATGCCGTGCAGGGCCAGGCGCTGCGGTCCATGATCGCTCCCGGAACGGCGTACGACGATGACGAGCTGGGCAAAGACCCGCAGCCGGCGCACATGCGCGATTTCGTCTCGACGACGGAAGACAGCGGGGGCGTGCACATCAACTCCGGCATCCCCAATCGCGCCTTCGCACTGGCGGCGCGGGCACTCGGAGGCCATGCCTGGGAGCGCGCGGGACTCGCCTGGTACCGCGCCCTCACCGGCGAGCTGGGCACGACGGCGAAGTTCGCCGATTTCGCGGCGGCGACGATCACCGCAGCGGCAACCGTCGACGCCGACACCGAGCGCGCAGTGCGCGCCGCCTGGGCGGAGGTGGGCGTGATCGATGCGTGA
- a CDS encoding GntR family transcriptional regulator yields MPSDIPGAEQPTTRRPKTTQQFVLDELRRAIERREIAPGEAIRQDALAERLGVSRVPIREALKILEGEGQVLYQPHRGYQVVELSIDDLIEVYHLRRILETEAIRLGVPSLGKADLDELDELRIDIDVAGEVGDVLAMTAANRRFHFLIFDLAEMPRLSRLIRNLWDATDAYRSLYYAGETNRVHIRQEHEQILQAARAKDAERIVQLHDDHRDNAIRTLTAVIEAEASSHE; encoded by the coding sequence ATGCCCAGCGACATTCCCGGTGCAGAACAGCCCACGACTCGCCGCCCGAAGACGACCCAGCAGTTCGTCCTCGACGAGTTGCGCCGTGCGATCGAGCGGCGCGAGATCGCCCCGGGCGAAGCCATCCGCCAAGACGCGCTCGCCGAGCGTCTCGGTGTCAGTCGGGTGCCGATCCGCGAAGCGCTGAAGATCCTTGAGGGCGAAGGCCAGGTGCTCTACCAGCCGCACCGCGGCTACCAGGTCGTCGAACTCTCCATCGATGACCTCATCGAGGTCTACCACCTGCGTCGCATCCTCGAGACCGAGGCCATCCGTCTGGGGGTGCCTTCGCTCGGCAAGGCAGACCTGGACGAACTCGACGAACTGCGCATCGACATCGACGTCGCGGGCGAGGTCGGCGACGTGCTCGCGATGACCGCGGCGAACCGTCGCTTTCACTTCCTCATCTTCGATCTCGCCGAGATGCCGCGTCTCAGTCGGCTGATCCGCAATCTGTGGGATGCCACCGACGCATACCGCTCTCTCTACTACGCGGGCGAGACGAACCGCGTGCACATTCGTCAGGAGCACGAGCAGATCCTGCAGGCCGCGCGCGCGAAAGATGCCGAGCGCATCGTGCAGCTCCACGACGATCACCGAGACAATGCGATCCGCACTCTCACCGCCGTCATCGAGGCGGAGGCGTCCTCGCACGAATGA
- a CDS encoding VOC family protein, with product MSHATQKIVPNIWFNHDAEEAGAFYADALPWTTSEITYRYPAEAPDRQQDLVGTPLTIDVTIDGYILTLINGGPAFRPTPALSFMLGFDARKFDDDSDAMHAQFDKTWAKLAEGGRILMDVGEYPFSPRYGWVEDRYGVSWQLLVVGAESQSGPFVVPELMFSGAVQNRAREAAEFYASVFSDSKVGFLAEYPEQTGPATPGSVMFGEVKLSGGWLAIMDSAVEQDEPFTPAVSLEVSCADQAEIDRLWDALSAVPEAEQCGWLVDKFGVSWQIVPENMGDLLQREGAYAAMMPMKKIIIADL from the coding sequence ATGTCGCATGCAACGCAGAAGATCGTGCCCAACATCTGGTTCAATCACGATGCCGAGGAGGCGGGCGCGTTCTACGCGGATGCTCTGCCCTGGACGACATCCGAGATCACGTACCGCTATCCGGCGGAGGCACCCGACCGGCAGCAGGATCTGGTCGGCACGCCGCTCACGATCGATGTGACGATCGACGGCTACATCCTCACGCTCATCAACGGCGGTCCCGCGTTCCGTCCGACACCCGCGCTGTCGTTCATGCTCGGCTTCGACGCGCGGAAGTTCGACGACGACAGCGACGCGATGCACGCGCAGTTCGACAAGACGTGGGCGAAGCTCGCCGAGGGCGGACGGATTCTGATGGACGTCGGCGAGTACCCGTTCAGTCCGCGATACGGCTGGGTCGAAGATCGCTATGGGGTGAGCTGGCAGCTGCTGGTCGTGGGTGCGGAATCCCAGTCGGGACCGTTCGTCGTTCCCGAGCTGATGTTCTCGGGTGCCGTGCAGAACCGTGCCCGCGAGGCGGCGGAGTTCTACGCATCCGTTTTTTCCGACAGCAAGGTGGGTTTCCTCGCCGAGTACCCAGAGCAGACAGGGCCGGCGACGCCCGGTTCAGTGATGTTCGGCGAGGTGAAGCTCTCGGGTGGCTGGCTGGCGATCATGGACTCCGCGGTCGAGCAGGATGAGCCGTTCACCCCGGCGGTGTCACTGGAAGTGAGCTGCGCCGACCAGGCCGAGATCGACCGCCTCTGGGACGCACTCTCGGCCGTGCCTGAGGCCGAGCAGTGCGGCTGGCTGGTCGACAAGTTCGGCGTGAGCTGGCAGATCGTTCCGGAGAACATGGGCGATCTCTTGCAGCGTGAGGGCGCATACGCCGCGATGATGCCGATGAAGAAGATCATCATCGCCGATCTCTGA
- a CDS encoding SRPBCC family protein, with amino-acid sequence MPVIDFVTDEENLTMTVTAEFAAPVERVWAAYSDPRQLERFWGPPGWPATFTTWEHTPGGKAQYTMSGPRGEKSTGTWEFLAIDAPHRFEVLDAFANEDGTPMEGFPSMRMTFEFTPAGDSTRMSSTTYFDSLEALEQTVAMGAIEGTKMAMAQIDAVLQDLRDYAQGKGTRVELLDDTHVRITRLIDGPRDLVWRAHHDPDLVRQWMLGPDGWEMTECIAATEVGQSYRNSWAPVGDTPGEPFGFEGEVLLFDAPRRAVTTERMQGMPVETLNDLNLYEEDGATLVTVLIEYPDKETRDMILATGMADGMEASYARLESAVLTPER; translated from the coding sequence ATGCCCGTGATCGATTTCGTCACCGACGAAGAGAACCTCACCATGACGGTGACCGCCGAGTTCGCCGCCCCGGTGGAACGCGTCTGGGCGGCGTACAGCGATCCCCGTCAGCTGGAGCGCTTCTGGGGCCCTCCCGGATGGCCGGCCACGTTCACCACCTGGGAGCACACGCCCGGCGGCAAGGCGCAGTACACGATGAGCGGCCCGCGCGGCGAGAAGTCGACGGGAACGTGGGAGTTCCTCGCCATCGATGCCCCGCACCGCTTCGAAGTGCTCGACGCCTTCGCGAACGAGGACGGCACCCCGATGGAGGGCTTCCCCTCCATGCGGATGACGTTCGAGTTCACGCCCGCCGGTGACTCGACGCGCATGTCATCCACGACCTACTTCGACTCGCTCGAAGCGCTGGAGCAGACGGTCGCGATGGGCGCGATCGAGGGAACGAAGATGGCGATGGCGCAGATCGACGCCGTGCTGCAGGACCTGCGCGACTACGCCCAGGGCAAGGGCACGCGTGTCGAACTGCTCGACGACACCCACGTGCGCATCACCCGTCTCATCGACGGGCCGCGCGACCTGGTCTGGCGTGCGCACCACGATCCCGATCTCGTGCGGCAGTGGATGCTCGGCCCCGACGGCTGGGAGATGACGGAGTGCATCGCCGCGACAGAAGTGGGCCAGAGCTACCGCAACTCATGGGCGCCCGTCGGCGACACCCCGGGGGAGCCGTTCGGCTTCGAGGGCGAGGTGCTGCTGTTCGACGCCCCGCGCCGCGCGGTGACGACCGAGCGGATGCAGGGTATGCCGGTCGAGACGCTCAACGACCTCAACCTGTACGAAGAGGACGGAGCCACGCTCGTCACGGTGCTCATCGAGTACCCCGACAAGGAGACGCGCGACATGATCCTCGCCACCGGCATGGCCGACGGCATGGAGGCGTCGTACGCCCGCCTCGAGAGCGCAGTGCTGACACCCGAGCGGTAA
- a CDS encoding ribonuclease H family protein — MTITAAADGSALGNPGPNGWAWYIDESNWAAGGSPHGTNNQGELQAVMELLRATAGVDEPLIIECDSKYVIDSVTKWMPGWKRRGWKKADGKPVLNRELLEGIDEAMRGRHVTFEWVKGHAGHPLNEAADERANGAAKAFQQKREPARGPGFTAGGHVASATATEAAPPELIEPVTTPAPATQALWAEPSDLLADLDAAPAAVGPITLQLSLTADEHARLLDLAEVQGVSVEDALRRLI; from the coding sequence ATGACGATCACCGCCGCCGCAGACGGCTCCGCCCTCGGCAACCCCGGCCCGAACGGCTGGGCCTGGTACATCGACGAGTCGAACTGGGCGGCCGGTGGCTCGCCGCACGGCACGAACAACCAGGGTGAGCTGCAGGCCGTCATGGAACTGCTGCGCGCGACGGCGGGCGTCGACGAGCCGCTCATCATCGAGTGCGACAGCAAGTATGTGATCGATTCGGTGACCAAGTGGATGCCCGGCTGGAAGCGCAGGGGCTGGAAGAAGGCCGACGGCAAGCCCGTCCTCAACCGGGAACTGCTCGAGGGAATCGACGAGGCGATGCGCGGTCGCCACGTGACATTCGAGTGGGTGAAGGGGCACGCGGGTCATCCGCTGAACGAAGCCGCCGACGAGCGTGCGAACGGCGCGGCGAAGGCGTTCCAGCAGAAGCGCGAACCCGCACGCGGTCCGGGATTCACGGCCGGCGGCCACGTCGCTTCCGCCACCGCTACTGAGGCCGCACCGCCCGAGCTCATCGAGCCGGTGACGACGCCCGCTCCCGCCACCCAGGCGCTGTGGGCCGAACCATCCGACCTGCTCGCCGACCTCGATGCCGCGCCCGCCGCGGTCGGGCCGATCACTCTCCAGCTCTCGCTCACCGCGGATGAGCACGCGCGTCTTCTGGATCTGGCCGAGGTGCAGGGCGTCAGCGTAGAAGATGCGCTGCGACGCCTCATCTGA
- a CDS encoding ArsR/SmtB family transcription factor produces the protein MVAQTELSEAEVDRVFHALAASTRRDILRRTIEQEQSVSSLAADYDMSFAAVQKHVAVLEAASLIIKRAEGRERLVRANPEMIASARALLARYEELWRSRIARLDDLLAEPHGSAAQHDNDDKQGE, from the coding sequence ATGGTTGCACAAACAGAACTCAGCGAAGCGGAGGTCGACCGTGTGTTCCACGCACTGGCGGCGTCGACCCGGCGCGACATCCTGCGCCGGACGATCGAGCAGGAGCAATCCGTCTCGTCCCTCGCAGCTGACTACGACATGTCGTTCGCGGCGGTCCAGAAGCACGTCGCCGTGCTGGAAGCCGCGAGCCTCATCATCAAGCGCGCCGAGGGACGCGAGCGGCTCGTCCGCGCGAACCCCGAGATGATCGCCAGCGCCAGGGCGCTTCTCGCCCGATACGAAGAGCTGTGGCGATCCCGCATTGCCCGGCTCGACGACCTGCTCGCCGAGCCCCACGGCTCAGCGGCACAGCACGACAACGACGACAAGCAAGGAGAGTGA
- a CDS encoding metallophosphoesterase, which yields MIASSVALGLVATLLTAPAAHAADPAIDGTSAHPTFLGKTHYTGEFHSHTSISDGVKLPEDAYTYVAENTDVDFFSASEHDVTMDVRSADDWADDHEHAHSNEWKYLKSGAERHNASGDSDLVAVPGEEVTWYDSTGHINLFNAEWFVTAPGYVRGSGDNLGGVFPVGDFMYDLPTFYARLAADGEVIGQFNHPSPTGKGNFDHFAHLTPEADARMSLFEHKGPAYDAQWQLALDNGWHIAPVFNGDEHSANWVSANPALTGVWADEKSLDGVHRAMNERSMYSTLDPNAILAFSANDVMMGSILPADTAQIDAVVQVADPDADDSFTRVQIVSNAGRVAHDFGALSGAVHNLDVTLDVADGDYYFVKATQADGAQIVSAPIWVGEKVRGADYAPQITIGAAAPEHADAGERIALPSFTATDDSGTHPATTVEVYNTQHRLPVTDGSFTVEGYDDHFVVIKATDNKGNTAATVHRIQIAATDLDPESVFRHLGTVATVGADAGEAGLSVATDIAVEKVWAKIAPVGALFGLGATTVASSNDRVFEVDSIATEADTYLDSITAHALRSHEFDLADLDDGTRYEYRFGVSENGPWTDVRGEFVAGGAGDAPVYVLGDVQVNSGKQSDYELPAQMLDQLRTQRTGGDTVIQVGDLVDNGGNAAQWQGTFDHSLKDLDLQFAPMVGNHETYGDREVSTALSVERSRIFSSMFDLPKNGSEIGESNYSFDRGSIHFSVLNSNYDLDTQLAWLENDVRASDAEWNVVMGHFPYYGGRHSGDAGMSVARAKITQTLHRLGVGLHIGGHDHVYKRSTILGGELVTDEAQKNRGTTFVTMGSSGPKFYDNQVQSWDDTVYDVDTQTGLVLEAVDGELQARVYTIDGELVDEFAVSKPEAEFRVTSHDVVDGALAEVGVLSTEGARDDATLVAAAYDLSGEALLDVRTATVELDHRGTEQLVAFDSPLPVRSDSTVRLFVWDGLDTGRQLTAGILVREGMPGEGTAESPYELRTWADVEKIVHAPDAHYALMNDLQLDGEERAQIGSGATPFAGVFDGRGHTVSGYVAAGANGAGLFQTNDGTIHDLAVVGVDTSSAIGPVGILADVNNGTIERSWTSGSITAPSRVGGLVGDSSGQIRDSYSTADVHATHTESGGVIGVALAGSTTENVYSSGAVSAATRNTGGVVGYGYNETNIRNAMSLNVAVTAPSYAHAVLGRVLSGHQATLENNHATDETFVSAESLSDAPAADNLKGARVTAAVAGTPEHFGTTLGWNLDEVWIWSADAERPVLRSNPEEYVKPTPNLPTNEDGFFEIADGEQLRMMEKFPEERYVLTSDIVLADESFAPLAARVPFTGELDGAGHIITGLRSQAGGLFDKNGGYIHDLGIEDAQVSGSVARAGILANVSTGVVERVYTTGEITAPSRVGGILGDSSGELRDAYTTATVHGTATEVGGAIGVALAGSLSERVYATGSVAADSRNTGGVFGYAYTGTVIRDSISLGQTVTAPSWAHRMLGRVLSGNMATLENNWASDATTATTQTDTAAPSTTNLHGGTATTAQVKSVAFFRDTLGFRADVWQWSNERERPLLTGVGDARGRDESDHQEPEPAGPNLPTGEQGEFLIDEVADFSEMAAYPTQNYRVVADIDLSGSDVRIAATFAGTFDGGGHTLSGYTSPAGGLFAEVTGTVQEVALEDAAVTASSSEVGLLIDRLTESGVVAEVRTSGSITGASTVGGIVGYLFGTVRDTYSEADVTANAGRQAGGIAGIAGRGSTTQRVYATGAVEVVANQNAGGLVGYSYATTTVAQSVALNASITASSHAGRIAARELGTERATFIDNLAVDTIALTGQTVTDDGRETRNGETVTAEATQLQATYEGLGWDFAAVWTWDTDAQRPVLVNVR from the coding sequence ATGATCGCCAGTTCGGTCGCCCTCGGACTGGTAGCCACGTTGCTGACCGCGCCGGCGGCGCACGCAGCCGACCCCGCGATCGACGGCACCAGTGCACATCCGACCTTCCTCGGCAAAACGCACTACACAGGAGAGTTTCACTCGCACACGTCGATCAGCGACGGGGTGAAACTGCCCGAAGACGCCTACACGTACGTCGCCGAGAACACCGACGTCGACTTTTTCTCGGCCAGTGAGCACGACGTGACGATGGACGTACGCTCGGCGGATGACTGGGCCGACGACCATGAGCACGCGCACTCGAACGAATGGAAGTACCTCAAGAGCGGTGCGGAACGGCACAATGCTTCGGGTGACAGCGACCTGGTGGCTGTGCCGGGCGAAGAAGTGACCTGGTACGACTCGACCGGACACATCAACCTGTTCAACGCCGAGTGGTTCGTCACCGCACCAGGCTACGTGCGTGGCTCAGGTGACAACCTGGGGGGCGTGTTCCCGGTCGGCGACTTCATGTACGACCTGCCCACGTTCTATGCGCGTCTCGCGGCTGACGGTGAAGTCATTGGTCAGTTCAACCATCCCTCACCCACTGGCAAGGGCAACTTCGACCACTTCGCACACCTCACCCCCGAGGCTGACGCGCGCATGTCACTGTTCGAGCACAAGGGCCCTGCCTACGATGCCCAGTGGCAGCTCGCGCTCGACAATGGATGGCACATCGCCCCCGTCTTCAACGGCGATGAGCACAGCGCCAACTGGGTCAGCGCCAACCCGGCACTGACGGGCGTCTGGGCAGACGAGAAATCGCTCGACGGCGTGCACCGTGCCATGAACGAGCGCAGCATGTACTCGACGCTCGACCCGAACGCGATCCTTGCCTTCAGCGCGAACGACGTCATGATGGGGTCGATCCTTCCCGCCGACACCGCCCAGATCGATGCGGTCGTGCAGGTCGCCGATCCGGATGCCGATGACTCGTTCACCCGGGTGCAGATCGTCAGCAACGCCGGCCGGGTGGCACATGACTTCGGCGCCCTCAGCGGAGCCGTGCACAACCTCGACGTGACCCTCGATGTCGCAGACGGTGACTACTACTTCGTCAAAGCCACGCAGGCCGACGGTGCTCAGATCGTCTCGGCCCCGATCTGGGTCGGTGAGAAGGTGCGTGGCGCCGACTACGCTCCACAGATCACCATCGGTGCGGCTGCCCCCGAGCATGCCGACGCAGGCGAACGCATCGCCCTTCCCTCGTTCACCGCCACCGACGACAGCGGTACCCATCCCGCCACGACGGTCGAGGTCTACAACACGCAGCACCGCCTCCCGGTGACTGACGGGTCGTTCACCGTGGAAGGCTACGACGATCACTTCGTCGTGATCAAAGCCACCGATAACAAGGGCAACACCGCGGCCACGGTGCACCGTATCCAGATTGCGGCCACCGACCTCGACCCGGAATCGGTCTTCCGCCACCTGGGTACCGTCGCCACCGTGGGCGCTGATGCTGGCGAAGCCGGCCTGAGCGTGGCCACCGACATCGCCGTCGAGAAGGTCTGGGCCAAGATCGCACCCGTCGGCGCGCTGTTCGGCCTGGGCGCCACCACTGTGGCATCCAGCAACGACCGCGTCTTCGAGGTCGATTCCATCGCCACCGAAGCCGACACCTACCTCGACAGCATCACCGCGCACGCACTGCGCAGCCACGAGTTCGACCTCGCCGACCTCGATGACGGTACGCGCTACGAGTACCGCTTCGGTGTGAGCGAAAACGGCCCGTGGACCGACGTGCGCGGCGAGTTCGTCGCCGGTGGTGCCGGTGACGCACCCGTGTACGTACTCGGCGACGTGCAGGTCAACAGCGGAAAGCAGTCCGACTACGAGCTGCCCGCCCAGATGCTCGACCAGTTGCGTACCCAACGCACCGGAGGCGACACCGTGATCCAGGTCGGCGACCTCGTCGACAACGGCGGCAACGCCGCACAGTGGCAGGGCACCTTCGACCACTCCCTGAAAGACCTCGACCTGCAGTTCGCCCCCATGGTCGGCAACCACGAGACATACGGCGACCGCGAGGTCAGCACCGCGCTCTCGGTCGAACGCAGCCGCATTTTCAGCTCGATGTTCGACCTGCCCAAGAACGGCAGCGAGATCGGCGAGAGCAACTACTCGTTCGACCGGGGCAGCATCCACTTTTCCGTGCTGAACTCGAACTACGACCTTGACACCCAGCTCGCCTGGCTCGAGAACGACGTGCGCGCCAGCGACGCCGAATGGAACGTCGTGATGGGGCACTTCCCCTACTACGGCGGTCGGCACAGCGGCGACGCTGGCATGTCCGTCGCGCGCGCCAAGATCACTCAGACACTGCACCGGCTCGGTGTCGGACTGCACATCGGCGGCCACGACCACGTCTACAAGCGCAGCACCATCCTGGGCGGCGAGCTCGTCACCGACGAGGCGCAGAAGAACCGGGGCACCACGTTCGTCACGATGGGGTCGAGTGGCCCTAAGTTCTACGACAATCAGGTGCAGTCGTGGGACGACACTGTGTACGACGTCGACACGCAGACCGGACTCGTGCTCGAAGCCGTCGACGGTGAACTGCAGGCCCGTGTCTACACGATCGACGGTGAACTTGTCGACGAGTTCGCGGTGAGCAAGCCCGAAGCCGAGTTCCGCGTCACCTCACACGACGTCGTCGACGGGGCGCTCGCCGAAGTCGGTGTGCTCAGCACCGAAGGAGCCCGCGACGACGCCACTCTCGTCGCCGCCGCCTACGACCTCAGCGGAGAGGCGCTGCTCGATGTGCGCACCGCGACCGTCGAACTCGACCACCGCGGCACCGAGCAACTCGTCGCGTTCGACTCTCCGTTGCCGGTGCGCTCCGACAGCACGGTTCGTCTGTTCGTCTGGGACGGGCTCGACACCGGACGGCAGCTGACTGCGGGAATCCTCGTGCGCGAGGGAATGCCTGGTGAAGGAACCGCAGAGAGCCCGTACGAGCTACGCACCTGGGCCGACGTCGAGAAGATCGTGCACGCCCCCGACGCCCACTACGCCCTGATGAACGATCTGCAGCTCGACGGTGAAGAGCGCGCACAGATCGGCTCGGGAGCTACTCCGTTCGCCGGTGTCTTCGACGGGCGTGGCCACACCGTCAGCGGCTACGTCGCGGCCGGGGCCAACGGTGCCGGACTGTTCCAGACCAATGACGGCACGATTCACGACCTCGCCGTGGTCGGAGTGGACACGTCGTCGGCGATCGGCCCAGTCGGCATCCTCGCCGATGTCAACAACGGCACGATCGAACGGTCGTGGACGAGCGGTTCGATCACGGCGCCCTCGCGTGTCGGCGGCCTCGTGGGCGACTCGTCGGGACAGATCCGTGACAGCTACTCGACTGCTGACGTACACGCGACGCACACCGAGTCTGGCGGAGTGATCGGTGTGGCTTTGGCCGGTTCGACCACTGAGAACGTCTACTCGTCGGGTGCCGTCTCTGCTGCTACCCGCAACACCGGTGGTGTCGTCGGCTACGGCTACAACGAGACCAACATTCGCAACGCGATGTCACTGAACGTCGCGGTGACCGCCCCCAGCTACGCACACGCCGTGCTCGGAAGGGTGCTCTCAGGGCACCAGGCAACGCTGGAGAACAACCACGCGACCGACGAGACGTTCGTCTCGGCCGAATCGCTCTCTGACGCCCCGGCCGCCGACAACCTCAAGGGCGCCCGGGTGACCGCAGCCGTTGCGGGCACGCCCGAGCACTTTGGCACAACCCTGGGCTGGAACCTGGATGAGGTCTGGATCTGGAGCGCCGACGCTGAGCGCCCGGTGCTGCGCTCGAACCCTGAGGAGTACGTCAAGCCGACCCCGAACCTGCCGACGAACGAAGACGGCTTCTTCGAGATCGCCGACGGCGAGCAGCTGCGCATGATGGAGAAGTTCCCGGAAGAGCGCTACGTGCTCACCAGCGACATCGTGCTCGCTGACGAGTCCTTTGCGCCGCTTGCCGCACGAGTGCCGTTCACCGGCGAGCTCGACGGTGCAGGCCACATCATCACCGGTCTGCGGTCCCAGGCGGGCGGCCTGTTCGACAAGAACGGCGGCTACATCCACGACCTCGGCATCGAGGACGCCCAGGTGAGTGGTTCGGTGGCGCGGGCGGGCATCCTCGCCAACGTCAGCACCGGCGTCGTCGAACGGGTGTACACCACGGGAGAGATCACCGCGCCGAGCCGCGTGGGTGGCATCCTGGGTGACTCCAGCGGTGAGCTGCGCGACGCCTACACGACCGCAACGGTGCATGGTACGGCCACTGAGGTCGGCGGTGCCATCGGCGTCGCGCTCGCCGGCTCGCTCAGCGAGCGTGTCTACGCCACCGGATCAGTCGCCGCTGACAGTCGTAACACCGGCGGTGTGTTCGGATATGCCTACACCGGTACGGTGATCCGCGACAGTATCTCGCTCGGTCAGACGGTGACAGCCCCGTCGTGGGCGCACCGCATGCTCGGCCGTGTGCTCTCGGGCAACATGGCGACACTCGAGAACAACTGGGCGTCGGATGCCACTACAGCGACCACTCAGACCGATACGGCTGCGCCATCGACGACAAACCTGCACGGTGGTACAGCCACCACCGCCCAGGTGAAGAGCGTCGCGTTCTTCCGCGACACTCTGGGCTTCCGTGCCGACGTGTGGCAGTGGAGCAATGAGCGTGAACGACCGCTGCTGACCGGGGTCGGCGACGCCCGCGGACGCGACGAGAGCGACCATCAGGAGCCGGAGCCGGCCGGTCCGAACCTACCCACCGGTGAGCAGGGCGAGTTCCTGATCGATGAGGTTGCCGACTTCAGTGAGATGGCCGCATATCCGACACAGAACTACCGGGTGGTCGCCGACATCGACCTGAGCGGCAGTGACGTGCGCATCGCGGCGACTTTTGCGGGCACGTTCGATGGCGGCGGGCACACGCTCAGCGGCTACACATCGCCGGCGGGTGGGCTCTTCGCCGAGGTCACCGGCACGGTGCAGGAGGTGGCGCTGGAAGACGCCGCCGTCACGGCATCCTCCAGCGAGGTGGGCCTCCTGATCGACCGCCTCACCGAGAGCGGCGTCGTCGCCGAGGTGCGCACGAGTGGATCGATCACGGGCGCATCCACGGTCGGGGGTATCGTCGGCTACCTCTTCGGCACGGTCCGCGACACCTACTCAGAGGCTGACGTGACGGCGAATGCCGGACGACAGGCGGGGGGCATCGCAGGAATTGCGGGTCGCGGCAGCACGACGCAGCGGGTGTACGCGACCGGCGCCGTTGAGGTCGTCGCGAACCAGAACGCCGGCGGTCTCGTGGGGTACTCGTACGCCACCACCACGGTGGCTCAGTCGGTGGCCCTCAACGCGTCGATCACGGCCTCGTCGCACGCCGGACGCATCGCCGCGCGCGAGCTTGGCACAGAGAGGGCCACTTTCATCGACAATCTGGCAGTCGACACGATCGCTCTCACCGGGCAGACCGTGACCGATGATGGGCGTGAGACCCGCAACGGTGAGACGGTGACGGCCGAGGCAACTCAGTTGCAGGCCACCTACGAAGGACTCGGCTGGGACTTCGCGGCTGTGTGGACGTGGGATACCGACGCCCAGCGTCCCGTGCTGGTCAACGTCCGATAG
- a CDS encoding protealysin inhibitor emfourin: MREIDPPDDDAPVVVAVVRTGGIAGRRRQWRVAPDPAEATDWIALIDRCPWDEPPADPRGADRFVWLIRARTPEVEHEREVADTEIEGAWKALIAAVQEAHAHDR, encoded by the coding sequence ATGCGTGAGATCGATCCTCCCGACGACGACGCTCCCGTCGTCGTCGCGGTGGTGCGCACAGGAGGGATCGCCGGACGCCGTCGTCAGTGGCGGGTTGCCCCCGACCCCGCAGAGGCCACCGACTGGATCGCCCTCATCGACCGCTGCCCCTGGGATGAGCCCCCGGCTGACCCCCGCGGCGCTGATCGCTTCGTGTGGTTGATTCGCGCACGCACCCCGGAGGTCGAACACGAGCGCGAGGTCGCCGACACCGAGATCGAGGGCGCCTGGAAGGCCCTCATCGCAGCCGTGCAGGAAGCGCACGCGCACGACCGCTGA